Sequence from the Deltaproteobacteria bacterium genome:
AATTGTTTGATATTTGTAATGTGATATTTGTAATTTCAATAATTCAATGAACTTCCAACAAAGCAAATCCCCTCTGGGGATAACCAAAGCCTGGTCCTCTGGGCCAGGATTTTTACGAAATCCTGCTTGACCATACGGTCGGTTCTGTGCCAGCTTTGTCGCCGCCGGCGTTCTACCCGAGTCTGTTGGCATTGTGAGCAAACAAAAATGTTGCTTTATCCGAAAAAAGCATGCAAAAGTGTCTCTTTTGCGGGACCTAGGAGTAGGCCCTCCCAGTTAACGTCCTGAAATAGCTAGATGTGCTTCACCGGCACGGCTTTTGCTGGAAGTATCTTTCGCTGAAAAGAGCCTATCAAAAGGAAACAAACCAGAAAGAGTGACCATGGCAAAGTCTTCGCTCAGGATTATCTGCTTTTGCTGCCAGAATGTTCTCACGGGGGAACAAGATCTGGCCGGCAGGGGGCGAATTTCATTTGAGCCAACCATCAAGATCGTTGCGCTCCCCTGTAGCAGCAAAGTAGAGACCCTTGCCATTATCAAGGCCTTTGAATCGGGAGTAGACGGCGTAATAGTCCTCGGATGTCCGGACGGTAAATGCCATCTGTTGGGAGGAAACGAGA
This genomic interval carries:
- a CDS encoding hydrogenase iron-sulfur subunit; this encodes MAKSSLRIICFCCQNVLTGEQDLAGRGRISFEPTIKIVALPCSSKVETLAIIKAFESGVDGVIVLGCPDGKCHLLGGNERARRIVNYTKALLEEIGIETDRLEMYQLGTPEWQGFDQVFETMIKRIDAEKIPH